Proteins from a genomic interval of Verrucomicrobium sp.:
- a CDS encoding menaquinone biosynthesis protein, with protein MTPLPRLGSVPYRNVAPLIHGLEPEPRGLVPARLADALRAGEFDAALVPVAELLQRAEDYAVVDGAAVAARGAVYSVILIPEGKKALGEISRVALDPSSRTSVLLARVLLEIGHGRKVDYVLPDAPADARLLIGDPAIAFRAAHPETPVLDLGELWHAWTGLPFVFAAWVVRRGAATPELGRFLRETKEKGLAARDAIARDAFEREYFTRYIRYDLGAEEKAGLLRFAEYLKELGVLSRVPEIHWI; from the coding sequence ATGACACCCCTGCCCCGCCTCGGCTCGGTCCCCTACCGGAACGTCGCCCCCCTCATCCACGGCCTCGAGCCCGAGCCGCGCGGCCTGGTCCCCGCCCGGCTGGCCGACGCGCTCCGCGCGGGCGAGTTCGACGCCGCCCTGGTCCCCGTCGCCGAGCTGCTCCAGCGCGCGGAGGACTACGCCGTGGTCGACGGCGCGGCCGTCGCCGCCCGGGGGGCGGTCTACAGCGTCATCCTCATCCCGGAGGGGAAGAAGGCCCTGGGGGAAATCTCCCGCGTCGCCCTCGACCCCTCCTCCCGCACCTCCGTCCTCCTGGCGCGGGTCCTTTTGGAAATCGGCCACGGCCGGAAGGTCGATTACGTCCTGCCCGACGCCCCCGCCGACGCCCGCCTCCTCATCGGCGATCCCGCCATCGCCTTCCGCGCCGCCCACCCGGAAACCCCCGTCCTGGACCTGGGGGAACTCTGGCACGCGTGGACCGGGCTCCCCTTCGTCTTCGCCGCCTGGGTCGTCCGCCGGGGAGCGGCCACGCCGGAGCTGGGCCGCTTCCTAAGAGAGACGAAGGAAAAGGGCCTGGCCGCCCGCGACGCGATCGCCCGCGACGCCTTCGAAAGGGAATACTTCACCCGCTACATCCGCTACGACCTGGGGGCGGAGGAAAAAGCGGGCCTTTTGCGCTTCGCGGAGTATCTTAAGGAACTGGGCGTCCTTTCCCGGGTGCCCGAGATCCACTGGATATGA
- the carB gene encoding carbamoyl-phosphate synthase large subunit produces the protein MPKRTDLRSILLIGSGPIIIGQACEFDYSGVQACKALKEEGYRVILVNSNPATIMTDPEFADRTYIEPITPEILEKIIAREKPDALLPTLGGQTALNAAMALHGSGVLERHGVEMIGADAQAIKKGEDRLLFKEAMLRIGLDVPVSGVAHSLDEAREVARQIGRYPLIIRPAFTMGGTGGGVAYNKEEFEEIAGRGISLSPVSEILIEESLLGWKEYEMEVMRDKADQCVIICSIENFDPMGVHTGDSITVAPAQTLTDKEYQIMRDASFAVIREIGVETGGSNIQFGVDPETGRMVVIEMNPRVSRSSALASKATGFPIAKIAAKLAVGYRLDELKNDITRETPASFEPTIDYVVTKIPRFAFEKFPGADTTLTTAMKSVGEAMAIGRTFRESLQKALRSLETGAWGFGGGKGGGDEIPAEEEIQQKLLTPTPDRLLMIRQAFRAGWTLERVHAATKIDPWFLEHLRLLVVEEAALADDTGAEALARAKENGFSDRQIARAWKTGEADVRARRKEAGLVPSYRLVDTCAAEFEAYTPYFYSTYDRADDESRPEGGKRKVMILGGGPNRIGQGIEFDYCCVHAAFALKELGFETLMVNSNPETVSTDYDTSDKLFFEPLTLEDVLNIYEREKVWGAIVQFGGQTPLNLAAGLEKAGVPILGTSVAAIERAEDRQLFAEMLEKLGLRQTPGATASDEAGALAAAAAVGYPVLMRPSFVLGGRAMKIVYDDAELSHYMRHAVEASPERPVLIDRFLDDAVEVDVDCIADGKDAVIGAIMEHIEQAGVHSGDSACAIPARNLSPAVQAEIRRATLAMARELGVRGLMNVQFAVKDGLVYVLEVNPRASRTVPFVSKAIGVPLAKLAAQIMAGKTLAELGFTQEIVPKHFSVKEAVLPFNRFPGVDILLGPEMKSTGEVMGIDDDFGLAFAKTQMASSSALPAGGNVFLSVCDRDKPGAVEVARGLDRLGFTVYSTARTADALVAAGVPCRRLLKISEGRPNVVDMLKNGEIALVINTPSGQSARADGVHIRATALSQRVPIITTLAGAQAAVEAMGALKKRADGVSVKSLQEYHAARS, from the coding sequence ATGCCCAAGCGCACCGATCTCCGCTCCATCCTCCTCATCGGCTCCGGCCCCATCATCATCGGCCAGGCCTGCGAATTCGACTATTCCGGCGTCCAGGCCTGCAAGGCGCTGAAGGAGGAGGGCTACCGGGTCATCCTGGTCAACTCCAACCCGGCCACCATCATGACCGACCCGGAGTTCGCCGACCGGACCTACATCGAGCCGATCACCCCCGAGATCCTGGAAAAGATCATCGCCCGGGAAAAGCCCGACGCGCTCCTCCCCACCCTGGGCGGCCAGACCGCGCTCAACGCCGCCATGGCCCTGCACGGCTCCGGCGTGCTGGAGCGGCACGGCGTGGAAATGATCGGCGCCGACGCGCAGGCCATCAAGAAGGGGGAGGACCGCCTCCTCTTCAAGGAGGCGATGCTCCGCATCGGCCTGGACGTGCCCGTCTCCGGCGTCGCCCACTCCCTCGACGAGGCCCGCGAGGTGGCGCGCCAGATCGGCCGCTACCCCCTCATCATCCGCCCCGCCTTCACCATGGGCGGCACGGGCGGCGGCGTCGCCTACAACAAGGAGGAGTTCGAGGAGATCGCCGGCCGCGGCATCTCCCTTTCCCCCGTCTCCGAGATCCTCATCGAGGAGTCGCTCCTCGGCTGGAAGGAGTACGAGATGGAGGTGATGCGGGACAAGGCCGACCAGTGCGTCATCATCTGCTCCATCGAGAACTTCGACCCCATGGGCGTCCACACCGGGGACAGCATCACCGTGGCCCCCGCGCAGACCCTCACGGACAAGGAATACCAGATCATGCGGGACGCCTCCTTCGCCGTCATCCGGGAGATCGGCGTGGAGACGGGCGGCTCGAACATCCAGTTCGGCGTCGACCCGGAGACGGGCCGCATGGTCGTCATCGAGATGAACCCGCGCGTCTCCCGCTCCTCCGCCCTGGCCTCCAAGGCCACCGGCTTCCCCATCGCCAAGATCGCGGCGAAGCTGGCCGTCGGCTACCGCCTGGACGAGCTGAAGAACGACATCACGCGGGAGACCCCCGCCAGCTTCGAGCCGACCATCGACTACGTCGTCACGAAGATCCCCCGCTTCGCCTTCGAGAAATTCCCCGGCGCCGACACCACCCTCACCACCGCCATGAAGAGCGTGGGAGAGGCCATGGCCATCGGCCGCACCTTCCGCGAGTCCCTGCAGAAGGCCCTCCGCTCCCTGGAGACGGGGGCCTGGGGCTTCGGCGGCGGCAAGGGCGGCGGGGACGAGATCCCCGCGGAGGAGGAGATCCAGCAAAAGCTCCTCACCCCCACGCCGGACCGCCTCCTCATGATTCGCCAGGCCTTCCGCGCCGGGTGGACGCTGGAACGGGTCCACGCCGCCACCAAGATCGACCCCTGGTTCCTGGAACACCTCCGCCTGCTGGTGGTAGAGGAAGCCGCCCTGGCCGACGACACCGGCGCCGAGGCGCTGGCCCGGGCCAAGGAAAACGGCTTCTCCGACCGGCAGATCGCCCGCGCCTGGAAGACCGGCGAGGCCGACGTCCGCGCCCGCCGCAAGGAGGCGGGCCTGGTTCCCAGCTACCGGCTGGTCGACACCTGCGCCGCCGAGTTCGAGGCCTACACCCCTTACTTCTACTCCACCTACGACCGGGCCGACGACGAAAGCCGCCCGGAAGGCGGCAAGCGCAAGGTCATGATCCTGGGCGGCGGCCCCAACCGCATCGGCCAGGGGATCGAGTTCGACTACTGCTGCGTCCACGCCGCCTTCGCGCTGAAGGAGCTCGGCTTCGAGACGCTGATGGTCAACTCCAACCCGGAAACCGTCTCCACCGACTACGACACCTCCGACAAGCTCTTCTTCGAGCCCCTCACGCTGGAAGACGTCCTGAACATCTACGAGCGGGAGAAAGTCTGGGGCGCCATCGTCCAGTTCGGCGGGCAGACGCCGCTGAACCTGGCCGCCGGCCTGGAAAAGGCGGGCGTCCCCATCCTGGGCACCTCCGTGGCCGCCATCGAGCGGGCGGAAGACCGCCAGCTCTTCGCCGAGATGCTGGAAAAGCTGGGCCTGCGCCAGACCCCCGGCGCCACCGCCAGCGACGAGGCCGGGGCCCTGGCCGCCGCCGCGGCCGTCGGCTACCCCGTGCTGATGCGCCCCTCCTTCGTCCTGGGCGGCCGCGCGATGAAGATCGTCTACGACGACGCCGAGCTTTCCCACTACATGCGGCACGCCGTGGAGGCCTCCCCGGAACGGCCCGTCCTCATCGACCGCTTCCTGGACGACGCCGTGGAGGTCGACGTCGACTGCATCGCCGACGGGAAGGACGCCGTCATCGGCGCCATCATGGAGCACATCGAGCAGGCGGGCGTCCACTCCGGCGACAGCGCCTGCGCCATCCCCGCGCGCAACCTCTCCCCGGCAGTGCAGGCGGAAATCCGCCGCGCCACCCTGGCCATGGCCAGGGAGCTGGGCGTGCGCGGCCTGATGAACGTCCAGTTCGCCGTGAAGGACGGGCTGGTCTACGTCCTGGAGGTCAACCCCCGCGCCAGCCGCACCGTCCCCTTCGTCAGCAAGGCGATCGGCGTCCCCCTGGCCAAGCTGGCCGCGCAGATCATGGCGGGCAAGACCCTGGCCGAGCTGGGCTTCACCCAGGAGATCGTCCCCAAGCACTTCTCCGTGAAAGAGGCCGTCCTCCCCTTCAACCGTTTCCCGGGCGTCGACATCCTCCTGGGACCGGAGATGAAATCGACCGGCGAGGTGATGGGCATCGACGACGACTTCGGCCTGGCGTTCGCCAAGACGCAGATGGCCTCCTCCTCCGCCCTGCCCGCCGGCGGGAACGTCTTCCTCTCCGTCTGCGACCGGGACAAGCCCGGCGCCGTCGAGGTGGCGCGCGGCCTGGACCGCCTGGGCTTCACCGTCTACAGCACCGCCCGCACGGCCGACGCCCTCGTCGCCGCCGGGGTGCCCTGCCGCCGCCTCCTGAAAATCTCGGAAGGGCGGCCCAACGTGGTCGACATGCTGAAGAACGGGGAAATCGCCCTGGTCATCAACACCCCCTCCGGCCAGTCGGCCCGCGCCGACGGCGTCCACATCCGCGCCACCGCGCTCTCCCAGCGGGTGCCGATCATCACCACCCTGGCGGGCGCGCAGGCGGCCGTGGAGGCGATGGGCGCGCTGAAAAAGCGGGCCGACGGGGTGAGCGTGAAGTCGCTCCAGGAATACCACGCGGCCCGCAGCTAA
- a CDS encoding EamA family transporter, protein MTGRAVLGLLALYLLWGVNYLAVRWAVAALPPFFMAGSRYLAAGLLLWAALAAAARLRRAAPPRAGRKEWGLAAVGGGAFVFCGDGGIAFAEQYIDSSLAALLVATIPLWMALGVWAWGLGPRPRPPVWLALALGFGGIALLVDPVTPAAHYRLGVAVMLGLSFVWTLASLYLKQEEKKWEPPSPLRLAALQMVCGGGALLAFSAAAGETLPARIDARAWTGYGYLFVGDCLLGFPLYLWLLRTCPPLPVSTYAFMCPLVALLAGITLGGEAFSPRTGGGAALILAAVALILFFSTFQSKDEEK, encoded by the coding sequence TTGACCGGCCGCGCCGTCCTGGGGCTCCTGGCCCTCTACCTCCTGTGGGGGGTGAATTACCTGGCCGTCCGCTGGGCCGTCGCCGCCCTGCCCCCCTTCTTCATGGCCGGGTCCCGCTACCTGGCCGCCGGGCTCCTCCTTTGGGCCGCCCTGGCCGCCGCCGCCCGGCTGCGCCGCGCCGCGCCGCCCCGCGCGGGAAGAAAGGAATGGGGCCTGGCCGCCGTCGGCGGCGGGGCCTTCGTCTTTTGCGGGGACGGCGGCATCGCCTTCGCCGAGCAATACATCGACTCAAGCCTGGCCGCCCTCCTCGTCGCCACCATCCCGCTCTGGATGGCCCTGGGCGTGTGGGCCTGGGGGCTCGGGCCCCGGCCGCGCCCGCCCGTCTGGCTGGCGCTGGCCCTCGGGTTCGGCGGCATCGCCCTCCTCGTCGATCCCGTCACGCCCGCCGCCCATTACCGGCTGGGCGTGGCGGTCATGCTGGGGCTTTCCTTCGTCTGGACGCTGGCCTCCCTCTACCTCAAGCAGGAGGAGAAGAAGTGGGAGCCCCCCTCCCCGCTCCGGCTCGCCGCGCTCCAGATGGTCTGCGGGGGCGGCGCGCTGCTGGCCTTCAGCGCCGCCGCGGGGGAGACCCTCCCGGCCCGAATCGACGCGCGCGCCTGGACCGGCTACGGGTATCTCTTCGTCGGCGACTGCCTGCTGGGCTTTCCCCTCTATCTCTGGCTCCTGCGGACCTGCCCGCCCCTGCCGGTCAGCACCTACGCCTTCATGTGCCCGCTCGTCGCCCTGCTGGCGGGGATTACCCTGGGCGGCGAGGCCTTCTCCCCCCGCACCGGCGGAGGCGCCGCCCTGATCCTGGCGGCAGTGGCCCTGATCCTCTTCTTTTCCACTTTTCAGTCAAAAGATGAGGAAAAATAA
- the mqnC gene encoding dehypoxanthine futalosine cyclase yields the protein MIAPLVDSAAKEKVLNGERVSVEEARSLYHAPLAELALLADARRQQKKSAAYDGQGNRVVTYIVDRNINYTNVCNVYCKFCAFYRTEKDDDHYVLTPEQISQKITELEAIGGTQILMQGGHHPKLTIDYYLDLLRHIRAKHPTINIHGFSPPEFNHFAGVFGMSLEEVIVRFKEAGLGSIPGGGGEILVDKVRNRISPLKCNADQWLEVMRIAHRHGLSSSATMMFGHVETLDDRLEHLLRLRDLQDETGGFTAFICWTFQAEGTVLKAPPAGSHEYLRMQALGRIFLDNFENVQSSWVTQGPKIGQVALQFGANDYGSVMMEENVVSAAGTSFRLTVDEMTRLIREAGYEARQRDNWYQLLA from the coding sequence ATGATCGCCCCGCTCGTCGATTCCGCCGCCAAGGAAAAGGTCCTCAATGGAGAACGCGTCTCCGTCGAGGAAGCCCGCTCCCTCTACCACGCCCCCCTGGCGGAGCTGGCCCTCCTGGCCGACGCCCGCCGCCAACAGAAGAAGAGCGCCGCCTACGACGGCCAGGGCAACCGCGTCGTCACCTACATCGTCGACCGGAACATCAATTACACCAACGTCTGCAACGTCTACTGCAAGTTCTGCGCCTTCTACCGCACGGAAAAGGACGACGACCACTACGTCCTGACCCCGGAGCAGATCTCCCAAAAGATCACGGAGCTGGAGGCCATCGGCGGCACGCAGATCCTCATGCAGGGCGGCCACCACCCGAAGCTGACGATCGACTACTACCTCGACCTCCTCCGCCACATCCGGGCAAAGCACCCCACGATCAACATCCACGGCTTCTCCCCGCCGGAGTTCAACCACTTCGCCGGGGTCTTCGGCATGTCCTTGGAGGAAGTCATCGTCCGCTTCAAGGAGGCGGGCCTCGGCTCCATCCCCGGCGGCGGCGGCGAGATCCTCGTCGACAAGGTCCGCAACCGGATCTCCCCCCTCAAGTGCAACGCCGACCAGTGGCTGGAAGTGATGCGCATCGCCCACCGGCACGGCCTCTCCTCCAGCGCCACCATGATGTTCGGCCACGTCGAGACGCTCGACGACCGCCTGGAGCACCTCCTCCGCCTGCGCGACCTGCAGGACGAGACCGGCGGCTTCACCGCCTTCATCTGCTGGACCTTCCAGGCGGAGGGCACCGTGCTGAAGGCCCCGCCCGCCGGCAGCCACGAATACCTGCGCATGCAGGCCCTGGGCCGCATCTTTTTGGACAATTTCGAGAACGTCCAGTCCAGCTGGGTCACCCAGGGGCCGAAGATCGGCCAGGTGGCCCTCCAATTCGGGGCGAACGACTACGGCAGCGTCATGATGGAGGAAAACGTCGTCTCGGCGGCGGGGACCTCCTTCCGTCTGACCGTCGACGAGATGACCCGCCTCATCCGGGAGGCCGGCTACGAGGCGCGCCAGCGGGACAACTGGTACCAGCTCCTCGCTTGA
- the recJ gene encoding single-stranded-DNA-specific exonuclease RecJ produces the protein MPESSAPPPVPPLWVLGAAAAGEEAAAAELSRALGVEPLVAALLVRRGFPTPEAAQHFLTPRLGDLFDPFLLTDLKEAAITIAGAVARREPIAVFGDYDADGITSSALLCRFLRALGGNAEPFLPLRREEGYGLTRAAAARCLETLRPKLLVAVDCGTSSHAEIAWLKEQGVEAVVVDHHELPETLPACRAFVNPHRDDPAQPAAASARQLASVGLVFKLCHGLLKLEPAWRERIDLRDHLDLVAVGTVADLVPLRNENRILVRHGLARLDQGGNPGLQALIAVAGVRRPVTADDIGFRIAPRINASGRLDDAAASLRLLLTDDPAEAARLAEALDGQNRERQTLEQQTYDEALSLLGGALPEGALILGRRGWHVGVIGIVASRLQKRYGRPAIVIGIDENGEGKGSGRSVEGCSLVLGLQEAAPLLLRFGGHEMAAGLSIREEHLPTFQDRFNGWLRKAVRPEDLVPRLRVDAALDPAEISENLYHSLDRLAPFGRENPQPVFALRRVALRRPPQAVKRHIKLFLDGEREAIGFGFADRAYPGGPLSIAGSLSWDDYRGRVQVRMIDWKREP, from the coding sequence ATGCCCGAGTCCTCCGCCCCGCCGCCGGTCCCGCCCCTCTGGGTTTTGGGCGCCGCCGCGGCGGGGGAGGAGGCCGCCGCCGCGGAACTCTCCCGCGCGCTGGGGGTGGAACCCCTCGTCGCCGCGCTCCTGGTCCGGCGCGGCTTCCCCACGCCGGAGGCGGCCCAGCACTTCCTCACCCCGCGCCTGGGCGACCTCTTCGACCCCTTCCTCCTCACCGACCTGAAGGAGGCCGCCATCACCATCGCCGGGGCCGTGGCGCGGCGGGAGCCGATCGCCGTCTTCGGCGACTACGACGCCGACGGCATCACCTCCAGCGCCCTCCTCTGCCGCTTCCTGCGCGCCCTGGGCGGCAACGCGGAGCCCTTCCTCCCCCTGCGGCGGGAGGAAGGCTACGGCCTGACGCGCGCCGCCGCCGCCCGCTGCCTGGAAACGCTGCGGCCGAAGCTCCTGGTCGCCGTCGACTGCGGCACCTCCTCTCACGCGGAGATCGCCTGGCTCAAAGAACAGGGGGTGGAAGCCGTCGTCGTCGACCACCACGAGTTGCCGGAGACGCTTCCCGCCTGCCGCGCCTTCGTCAACCCGCACCGGGACGACCCCGCCCAGCCCGCCGCCGCCAGCGCGCGGCAGCTCGCCTCCGTAGGCCTCGTCTTCAAGCTTTGCCACGGCCTCCTGAAACTGGAGCCCGCCTGGCGGGAGCGGATCGACCTGCGCGACCACCTCGACCTGGTCGCCGTCGGCACCGTCGCCGACCTGGTGCCGCTGCGCAACGAGAACCGCATCCTGGTCCGCCACGGGCTGGCCCGTTTGGACCAGGGAGGCAATCCCGGCCTCCAAGCCCTCATCGCCGTGGCGGGCGTCCGCCGCCCCGTCACCGCGGACGACATCGGCTTCCGCATCGCCCCCCGGATCAACGCCAGCGGGCGGCTGGACGACGCCGCCGCCTCCCTGCGCCTTCTGTTGACCGACGATCCCGCCGAGGCGGCCCGCCTGGCCGAGGCCCTCGACGGGCAGAACCGGGAGCGGCAGACCCTGGAGCAGCAGACCTACGACGAGGCCCTGTCCCTTTTGGGCGGCGCGCTGCCGGAGGGGGCCCTCATCCTGGGGCGGCGCGGCTGGCACGTCGGCGTCATCGGCATCGTCGCCTCCCGGCTGCAGAAACGCTACGGACGGCCCGCCATCGTCATCGGCATCGACGAGAACGGCGAGGGCAAGGGCAGCGGCCGCAGCGTGGAAGGCTGCTCCCTGGTCCTGGGCCTGCAGGAGGCCGCGCCCCTGCTCCTGCGCTTCGGCGGGCATGAGATGGCCGCCGGGCTCTCCATCCGGGAGGAGCACCTCCCCACCTTCCAGGACCGCTTCAACGGCTGGCTGCGGAAGGCCGTCCGCCCGGAGGACCTGGTCCCGCGCCTGCGCGTCGACGCCGCGCTCGATCCGGCGGAGATTTCGGAAAACCTCTACCACAGCCTCGACCGGCTCGCCCCCTTCGGCCGGGAGAACCCGCAGCCGGTCTTCGCCCTGCGGCGCGTGGCCCTGCGGCGTCCCCCGCAGGCGGTGAAGCGCCACATCAAACTCTTCCTGGACGGGGAGCGGGAGGCGATCGGCTTCGGCTTCGCCGACCGGGCCTATCCCGGCGGCCCCCTCTCCATCGCCGGTTCCCTTTCCTGGGACGACTACCGCGGGCGGGTCCAGGTCCGCATGATCGACTGGAAGCGGGAGCCATGA